The Penaeus vannamei isolate JL-2024 chromosome 13, ASM4276789v1, whole genome shotgun sequence genome window below encodes:
- the LOC113822131 gene encoding putative nuclease HARBI1, which yields MAAAFDELECLEALEDLDAADQQDIPRRCITDRMNLFHSLHDEEFIKRFRLSKTTALNLLDKLQIQGTRDGRGSPVPPHLQLLITLRWMATGSFQLTIADSFDVSQQLVSKCTAKIVRAIASLLQDYVKRPSREHFSNIRNNYFEMSGFPGVLGAVDCTHVPIQSPGGARAEKFRCRKGFFSLNVQAACGPNLEFFDFVCRWPGSVHDSRIFNNSRLFFDLQHDLLEGHHLLGDPAYPLLPFLLTPVANPVGQREVRYNISHSKARNTIERAFGVLKMRFRCLTIPLKINLTTVMATICSAAVLHNMAVKYKEDLYMCNDDGAEESVNIEENIEHFVNAAGRQKRNNIINEYFS from the exons ATGGCTGCAGCATTTGATGAATTAGAGTGTCTTGAAGCCCTTGAAGACCTAGATGCTGCAGACCAACAGGATATTCCCAGAAGATGCATCACTGACAGGATGAATCTTTTCCATTCTCTGCATGATGAGGAGTTCATCAAAAGATTCCGCTTATCAAAAACAACAGCACTCAATTTACTAGACAAGCTACAGATTCAAGGAACTCGAGATGGGAGAG GATCACCAGTACCACCCCACCTACAACTGTTAATTACATTGCGATGGATGGCCACTGGTAGCTTCCAGTTAACTATTGCTGACTCTTTTGACGTTTCACAACAACTTGTGAGCAAGTGCACAGCCAAAATAGTCCGAGCCATTGCATCTCTGCTACAAGATTATGTGAAACGACCATCGAGAGAACATTTTTCTAACATCAGGAATAATTATTTTGAAATGTCTGGTTTTCCTGGGGTATTGGGTGCAGTTGACTGCACACATGTACCTATTCAGAGTCCTGGAGGTGCTAGAGCAGAAAAGTTCAGGtgtagaaagggatttttttctttgaatgttcAGGCAGCTTGTGGACCAAATTTAGAATTTTTTGACTTTGTGTGCCGTTGGCCTGGCTCTGTTCATGACAGCCGAATATTTAATAATAGCAGATTATTTTTTGATCTTCAACATGATCTGCTTGAAGGGCATCACTTATTAGGTGACCCAGCCTATCCACTGCTACCATTCCTCCTCACCCCAGTGGCAAATCCTGTTGGCCAAAGAGAAGTCAGATACAATATATCACATTCCAAAGCACGAAATACCATTGAAAGAGCATTTGGTGTTCTGAAAATGAGATTCCGGTGCCTCACCATTCCATTGAAAATTAATTTAACAACAGTCATGGCGACTATTTGCAGTGCAGCTGTCTTGCATAATATGGCTGTTAAGTATAAAGAAGATCTGTACATGTGTAATGATGATGGAGCGGAAGAAAGTgtaaatattgaagaaaatataGAACACTTTGTAAATGCTGCCGGTCGACAGaagagaaataatatcattaatgaatatttttcttaA
- the rswl gene encoding mitochondrial ribonuclease P protein 1 homolog isoform X1, whose product MPLLLKIGAAASHTLRSTTRQLLVRDFCGLPVLELRQSKGLDVLTGIHRTQKWQGRWFWTEAHTRNRSVAETVVKTAHTSSQHLLHNAGQDLRQNFYCTKAVLNKDNEETSKVIGRNHSDGSSEGITTVEVGEVDESKAEFQALVELEVELYRQEGFSVPDIITEDQWKELLTKTSRKGRRKYLAFLWKNQMKRESQKKKKELIRLKREEEERQKEERKAEIGESGEEDDGHIRYGLWLNSIFLYVRDSTINQFYHSRLISAMIHGQPLVLDLDFDAVMSSRERQNCAYQLQMLFGENRVHPDPYNLIFCNAGPESDTVRRLSRYIPVINRPEFPLTITGESYLDRFPKDKLVYLTPHCREEMTTYDHDAVYIVGGIVDTGENEPVTLAKAKREGIRMQKLPLDRYLEWGIGGKCLTLNQIVNILLDIKHTGDWQYALRHVPRRKLRPALTQEDMEAMLRKRMGLEKGKRSPNRTDYAPHMRKISLCTSSVLAVEFGFLATVTSTQLHLNYMKNRRY is encoded by the exons ATGCCGCTGTTACTGAAGATTGGGGCTGCAGCTTCACACACGCTGAGATCTACCACAAGACAATTGCTTGTGAGAGACTTCTGTGGTCTACCCGTTTTGGAGCTTAG ACAGTCAAAAGGCTTAGATGTTTTGACTGGAATACATCGAACCCAAAAATGGCAAGGACGGTGGTTTTGGACAGAGGCACACACTCGTAATAGATCAGTGGCAGAAACTGTAGTGAAAACAGCACATACAAGCAGCCAACATTTATTACACAATGCAGGACAAGACTTGAGACAAAACTTTTACTGCACAAAAGCAGTATTGAATAAAGACAATGAAGAAACATCAAAAGTTATTGGACGGAATCACAGTGATGGCAGCAGTGAAGGAATCACCACAGTGGAAGTAGGGGAAGTGGATGAAAGTAAAGCAGAATTCCAGGCACTGGTGGAGCTGGAGGTGGAGCTGTACCGACAAGAGGGCTTCAGTGTCCCAGACATCATCACTGAGGACCAGTGGAAGGAACTCCTCACTAAGACCTCGCGGAAGGGGCGCAGAAAATACCTTGCCTTCTTGTGGAAGAACCAGATGAAGCGGGAAagccagaaaaagaagaaggagttgATAAGACTCAAgcgtgaagaagaagagaggcagaaagaggagaggaaggcagagatagGGGAATCAGGGGAGGAAGATGACGGACACATTCGCTATGGTCTATGGCTCAATAGTATCTTCCTCTATGTGAGGGATTCCACAATCAACCAGTTCTACCACTCACGCCTTATTTCTGCCATGATCCATGGCCAGCCACTTGTTTTGGACCTGGACTTTGATGCTGTCATGAGCAGTCGAGAAAGACAAAACTGTGCTTATCAACTCCAG ATGCTCTTTGGTGAAAATCGAGTTCATCCTGACCCATACAACTTGATCTTCTGCAATGCTGGTCCAGAGTCAGACACTGTGCGTCGACTTTCACGATATATTCCCGTCATAAATAGG CCAGAGTTCCCCCTGACCATCACAGGAGAGAGCTATTTAGACCGATTTCCTAAGGACAAGCTGGTGTACTTGACTCCACACTGCCGTGAAGAGATGACCACGTATGACCATGATGCTGTGTACATTGTGGGGGGTATAGTAGACACAGGCGAGAATGAGCCAGTGACTCTAGCCAAGGCCAAGAGGGAAGGCATACGCATGCAGAAACTGCCGCTTGACAG GTATCTGGAGTGGGGTATTGGAGGCAAGTGTCTGACACTCAATCAGATAGTTAACATCTTGCTGGATATTAAGCATACAG GGGACTGGCAGTATGCTCTGCGACATGTTCCTCGCAGAAAATTGCGGCCTGCTTTAACTCAAGAGGATATGGAAGCCATGTTGCGCAAGAGGATGGggttagaaaaagggaaaagaagccCTAACCGTACAGATTATGCACCACATATGAG GAAAATATCATTGTGCACCTCTTCTGTCTTGGCAGTGGAATTTGGTTTTCTTGCAACAGTTACCTCCACCCAATTACATCTAAATTACAT
- the rswl gene encoding mitochondrial ribonuclease P protein 1 homolog isoform X2 — MPLLLKIGAAASHTLRSTTRQLLVRDFCGLPVLELRQSKGLDVLTGIHRTQKWQGRWFWTEAHTRNRSVAETVVKTAHTSSQHLLHNAGQDLRQNFYCTKAVLNKDNEETSKVIGRNHSDGSSEGITTVEVGEVDESKAEFQALVELEVELYRQEGFSVPDIITEDQWKELLTKTSRKGRRKYLAFLWKNQMKRESQKKKKELIRLKREEEERQKEERKAEIGESGEEDDGHIRYGLWLNSIFLYVRDSTINQFYHSRLISAMIHGQPLVLDLDFDAVMSSRERQNCAYQLQMLFGENRVHPDPYNLIFCNAGPESDTVRRLSRYIPVINRPEFPLTITGESYLDRFPKDKLVYLTPHCREEMTTYDHDAVYIVGGIVDTGENEPVTLAKAKREGIRMQKLPLDRYLEWGIGGKCLTLNQIVNILLDIKHTGDWQYALRHVPRRKLRPALTQEDMEAMLRKRMGLEKGKRSPNRTDYAPHMSGIWFSCNSYLHPITSKLHEKPKILERRSHNKL, encoded by the exons ATGCCGCTGTTACTGAAGATTGGGGCTGCAGCTTCACACACGCTGAGATCTACCACAAGACAATTGCTTGTGAGAGACTTCTGTGGTCTACCCGTTTTGGAGCTTAG ACAGTCAAAAGGCTTAGATGTTTTGACTGGAATACATCGAACCCAAAAATGGCAAGGACGGTGGTTTTGGACAGAGGCACACACTCGTAATAGATCAGTGGCAGAAACTGTAGTGAAAACAGCACATACAAGCAGCCAACATTTATTACACAATGCAGGACAAGACTTGAGACAAAACTTTTACTGCACAAAAGCAGTATTGAATAAAGACAATGAAGAAACATCAAAAGTTATTGGACGGAATCACAGTGATGGCAGCAGTGAAGGAATCACCACAGTGGAAGTAGGGGAAGTGGATGAAAGTAAAGCAGAATTCCAGGCACTGGTGGAGCTGGAGGTGGAGCTGTACCGACAAGAGGGCTTCAGTGTCCCAGACATCATCACTGAGGACCAGTGGAAGGAACTCCTCACTAAGACCTCGCGGAAGGGGCGCAGAAAATACCTTGCCTTCTTGTGGAAGAACCAGATGAAGCGGGAAagccagaaaaagaagaaggagttgATAAGACTCAAgcgtgaagaagaagagaggcagaaagaggagaggaaggcagagatagGGGAATCAGGGGAGGAAGATGACGGACACATTCGCTATGGTCTATGGCTCAATAGTATCTTCCTCTATGTGAGGGATTCCACAATCAACCAGTTCTACCACTCACGCCTTATTTCTGCCATGATCCATGGCCAGCCACTTGTTTTGGACCTGGACTTTGATGCTGTCATGAGCAGTCGAGAAAGACAAAACTGTGCTTATCAACTCCAG ATGCTCTTTGGTGAAAATCGAGTTCATCCTGACCCATACAACTTGATCTTCTGCAATGCTGGTCCAGAGTCAGACACTGTGCGTCGACTTTCACGATATATTCCCGTCATAAATAGG CCAGAGTTCCCCCTGACCATCACAGGAGAGAGCTATTTAGACCGATTTCCTAAGGACAAGCTGGTGTACTTGACTCCACACTGCCGTGAAGAGATGACCACGTATGACCATGATGCTGTGTACATTGTGGGGGGTATAGTAGACACAGGCGAGAATGAGCCAGTGACTCTAGCCAAGGCCAAGAGGGAAGGCATACGCATGCAGAAACTGCCGCTTGACAG GTATCTGGAGTGGGGTATTGGAGGCAAGTGTCTGACACTCAATCAGATAGTTAACATCTTGCTGGATATTAAGCATACAG GGGACTGGCAGTATGCTCTGCGACATGTTCCTCGCAGAAAATTGCGGCCTGCTTTAACTCAAGAGGATATGGAAGCCATGTTGCGCAAGAGGATGGggttagaaaaagggaaaagaagccCTAACCGTACAGATTATGCACCACATATGAG TGGAATTTGGTTTTCTTGCAACAGTTACCTCCACCCAATTACATCTAAATTACAT
- the rswl gene encoding mitochondrial ribonuclease P protein 1 homolog isoform X3, whose protein sequence is MPLLLKIGAAASHTLRSTTRQLLVRDFCGLPVLELRQSKGLDVLTGIHRTQKWQGRWFWTEAHTRNRSVAETVVKTAHTSSQHLLHNAGQDLRQNFYCTKAVLNKDNEETSKVIGRNHSDGSSEGITTVEVGEVDESKAEFQALVELEVELYRQEGFSVPDIITEDQWKELLTKTSRKGRRKYLAFLWKNQMKRESQKKKKELIRLKREEEERQKEERKAEIGESGEEDDGHIRYGLWLNSIFLYVRDSTINQFYHSRLISAMIHGQPLVLDLDFDAVMSSRERQNCAYQLQMLFGENRVHPDPYNLIFCNAGPESDTVRRLSRYIPVINRPEFPLTITGESYLDRFPKDKLVYLTPHCREEMTTYDHDAVYIVGGIVDTGENEPVTLAKAKREGIRMQKLPLDRYLEWGIGGKCLTLNQIVNILLDIKHTGDWQYALRHVPRRKLRPALTQEDMEAMLRKRMGLEKGKRSPNRTDYAPHMRKNRRY, encoded by the exons ATGCCGCTGTTACTGAAGATTGGGGCTGCAGCTTCACACACGCTGAGATCTACCACAAGACAATTGCTTGTGAGAGACTTCTGTGGTCTACCCGTTTTGGAGCTTAG ACAGTCAAAAGGCTTAGATGTTTTGACTGGAATACATCGAACCCAAAAATGGCAAGGACGGTGGTTTTGGACAGAGGCACACACTCGTAATAGATCAGTGGCAGAAACTGTAGTGAAAACAGCACATACAAGCAGCCAACATTTATTACACAATGCAGGACAAGACTTGAGACAAAACTTTTACTGCACAAAAGCAGTATTGAATAAAGACAATGAAGAAACATCAAAAGTTATTGGACGGAATCACAGTGATGGCAGCAGTGAAGGAATCACCACAGTGGAAGTAGGGGAAGTGGATGAAAGTAAAGCAGAATTCCAGGCACTGGTGGAGCTGGAGGTGGAGCTGTACCGACAAGAGGGCTTCAGTGTCCCAGACATCATCACTGAGGACCAGTGGAAGGAACTCCTCACTAAGACCTCGCGGAAGGGGCGCAGAAAATACCTTGCCTTCTTGTGGAAGAACCAGATGAAGCGGGAAagccagaaaaagaagaaggagttgATAAGACTCAAgcgtgaagaagaagagaggcagaaagaggagaggaaggcagagatagGGGAATCAGGGGAGGAAGATGACGGACACATTCGCTATGGTCTATGGCTCAATAGTATCTTCCTCTATGTGAGGGATTCCACAATCAACCAGTTCTACCACTCACGCCTTATTTCTGCCATGATCCATGGCCAGCCACTTGTTTTGGACCTGGACTTTGATGCTGTCATGAGCAGTCGAGAAAGACAAAACTGTGCTTATCAACTCCAG ATGCTCTTTGGTGAAAATCGAGTTCATCCTGACCCATACAACTTGATCTTCTGCAATGCTGGTCCAGAGTCAGACACTGTGCGTCGACTTTCACGATATATTCCCGTCATAAATAGG CCAGAGTTCCCCCTGACCATCACAGGAGAGAGCTATTTAGACCGATTTCCTAAGGACAAGCTGGTGTACTTGACTCCACACTGCCGTGAAGAGATGACCACGTATGACCATGATGCTGTGTACATTGTGGGGGGTATAGTAGACACAGGCGAGAATGAGCCAGTGACTCTAGCCAAGGCCAAGAGGGAAGGCATACGCATGCAGAAACTGCCGCTTGACAG GTATCTGGAGTGGGGTATTGGAGGCAAGTGTCTGACACTCAATCAGATAGTTAACATCTTGCTGGATATTAAGCATACAG GGGACTGGCAGTATGCTCTGCGACATGTTCCTCGCAGAAAATTGCGGCCTGCTTTAACTCAAGAGGATATGGAAGCCATGTTGCGCAAGAGGATGGggttagaaaaagggaaaagaagccCTAACCGTACAGATTATGCACCACATATGAG